A region of Asterias amurensis chromosome 20, ASM3211899v1 DNA encodes the following proteins:
- the LOC139952700 gene encoding ficolin-1-like: MDTDGGGWMVFQRRQDGSVDFYRTISEYSAGFGSFDTEFWLGNDILHRMTAQGEYELRVVLSDWENVMAYALYHSFSIADRGDKYRLAVGGYHTGSTAGDSLSYHNDLQFSTKDLDNDGLPVSNCAQRYHGAWWYNACHESNLNGEYHQGPSTEFGIIWKAWRGMSYSLKTTEMKIRAKPKDSLVPV; encoded by the exons ATGGACACAGACGGAGGAGGATGGATG GTATTCCAGCGGCGTCAGGACGGCAGTGTTGACTTCTACCGGACTATTTCCGAATACAGTGCGGGCTTTGGGTCTTTTGATACAGAGTTTTGGCTCGGTAACGACATTTTGCACCGTATGACCGCTCAGGGCGAGTACGAACTCCGCGTTGTTCTCTCCGACTGGGAAAACGTTATGGCGTACGCCCTCTACCACTCATTCAGCATCGCCGATCGGGGTGACAAGTACAGGCTTGCTGTAGGAGGTTACCATACTGGATCAACCGCAG GCGACTCATTGAGCTATCACAATGACCTTCAGTTCTCTACTAAGGATTTAGACAACGATGGCCTGCCGGTCAGCAACTGTGCCCAACGATACCATGGCGCGTGGTGGTACAATGCCTGTCATGAGTCCAATCTTAACGGGGAGTACCATCAAGGGCCCAGCACAGAATTCGGAATCATTTGGAAGGCCTGGAGGGGAATGTCCTACTCACTCAAAACAACAGAGATGAAAATAAGAGCCAAACCAAAAGATAGTCTGGTACCTGTGTAA
- the LOC139952701 gene encoding histamine H2 receptor-like — translation MSSLLSNATFLNEADQLSPALVVLRTAYITVTSLTIICLNSMTIAVMLRIRGEFPPDSTKVAMTSLAISDLGVGIMSVFCIPLSALDRWPFEVMWPCTVMCSVTVLLGSISVFNLLTLSIDRLVAITKPLLYPTLLPQKRTLFFTIFGWVSSTVLVVLVMAAVQPIVEYNRDAVLCEMKYSKASFYIDVIFFCVIFIFAVVVMIGIYLKLIHTSHVQAKKINMLSNAAPRREPGNPGAVGSGKAVKLLLVIVVMYTIGWLPFCSVRLYGDRNPDGVPGWLEFVSVWLAINNSCCNFVVYIGMNKTFRSMCLETLRELIKHCRRN, via the coding sequence ATGTCAAGCCTTCTTTCTAACGCGACTTTTCTGAATGAGGCGGACCAACTCAGCCCGGCATTGGTGGTACTGCGAACGGCGTACATCACCGTAACGAGCCTCACCATCATCTGCTTGAATAGCATGACCATCGCCGTCATGCTGAGGATAAGAGGGGAGTTCCCACCTGATTCCACCAAAGTTGCCATGACCTCGCTCGCCATTTCAGATCTAGGGGTCGGGATCATGTCCGTTTTCTGTATCCCACTATCGGCCTTGGACAGGTGGCCCTTTGAGGTAATGTGGCCATGCACAGTGATGTGCTCTGTGACCGTTCTACTTGGTAGTATCTCCGTTTTCAATCTATTGACACTCTCCATTGACCGCCTGGTTGCGATCACCAAACCTTTACTTTATCCAACTCTACTACCACAGAAACGCACGCTATTCTTCACCATATTTGGATGGGTAAGCTCAACTGTACTTGTAGTACTAGTCATGGCGGCAGTGCAACCCATCGTGGAATATAACCGTGACGCAGTCTTGTGTGAGATGAAGTACAGCAAAGCAAGTTTTTACATTGACGTTATTTTTTTCTGCGTAATTTTCATATTCGCTGTGGTTGTCATGATTGGTATCTACTTGAAACTCATCCACACCAGTCACGTGCAGGCTAAGAAAATTAACATGCTTTCCAATGCTGCCCCGAGGCGGGAACCAGGCAACCCTGGTGCAGTTGGGAGCGGTAAGGCAGTCAAGTTGCTCCTCGTAATTGTCGTGATGTACACAATTGGCTGGCTTCCGTTTTGCTCTGTCAGGCTTTACGGCGATCGGAACCCAGATGGGGTACCGGGTTGGTTGGAGTTCGTGTCGGTCTGGCTAGCCATTAATAATAGCTGCTGTAATTTCGTTGTATATATTGGAATGAACAAAACATTCCGAAGTATGTGTTTGGAAACTCTAAGAGAACTAATCAAACACTGCAGAAGAAACTGA